DNA sequence from the Penicillium psychrofluorescens genome assembly, chromosome: 3 genome:
ATATGGCCACCAGGGACACAAATATCTAGTTTTTTTGTTAAAGGATATCAGTTCAACCATAGCAGATTCGACTCACAGTCATCGCCCCTTCAATTATGAACAACCATCGCCAGGCAGCAATGTCTCGAGCACCATTGAGTCCATTGGTGATACCCGCAGCAATTAACCCAGAGAATGCTCCTGAAAGAAGGGAGCCTGAGTATAGGAGTGCCGTTCGTTTGGTGAGCTCCTTCCGCGTGTACCAAGCGGAGAGAAGATAAAGACAGCCAGGCTAAAATGATGAGTACGTAACCACATAGATAGGTAAGGATAACTCTCACAAAGTAAGCAGCCTCGACAAATCCGAGTACGAAGCGGCAGGCCAGAAGCCCTCCGTAATTTTGACAGGCTGCTGTTAGACTGGAGATCACACCCCATAGAAACATACAACTAGGAAGATAAATGGATGGCTTGCCAAATTTATTAAGAATCATGTTTGAAGGCACTGGTCCTCAAGTTAGTGTCAATAGAACAGGTCAAGCCTCAGTATTCTTACCCTGCATCAGAAGGTAACCGACAAATAGAATGCTGACAGTTGTCTGTGATCCATGAGTCTTTGTACCCAGAATCTCTTTGTGAGCGAGCGTACCTCGTACTGGTTTCCATGAAGATTCAGATCTTCAGCAAGGCCGGCCAATTTTGCGGAGGCGATGTTGTTTCGATCCAAGTAGTTTAAAATATACATCAGGACTATCATGATAAGAAGTCTCAAATCAACTTTGCGAACAAGCTTCTTTTCCATATGgctcctctcttcttcggtgaGGTTCAGAAGGCTTTCTGGTATCTGACCAGCCACTCGATTGGTATCATTTTTAACAGGTTCTATGTGCTCCTGATGATCAGAGGCAGTGTCTTTTGAGACAGACATGGTTTGAACAAGGTGAGAAGATCTTTTCTGAACAACAACTGAACTGAGCTTTCCTGGATTAGTCCTTGTTTCTGGAATATGTATTCGGCGAAGATATTGCGGGGTAAAGTTATCAAGTTGGCTCGGCAAACCATCCCTGTCGATCGATGTTACCCTTGGCGCAGCTCGCCAAAAACCGTCAAATTGGAACGTTGCTCTAATATATGTCAGAATTGAGGAGTTCTATTTAGCCTAAAGACATGGAAGACCCTGAGTGCTCTTTTACTCACAACTGGAAACGAGTTTCCCTGGAGATTATTGAATTGAAGTAAAGGGAGTGCTACCGGTTCACACAATAATACTCTTATTCGGGTCTTTGCCGTTATTACATACGCACTACTCTACTCATCAAGAATGCCCGAGAATACGAGGGCTTCCATTAACGAACTAGTACTTTCGGGCATATAGGAAACGGGGGAATCAAAAAAGGGTGAAAGGAACCGGTAGGTCGGGCTGATAAGTCGGATATGCTAAATACTGCATTATTGCTGATTCTTGTCTACTCTCCGAATTCTGATTTCTTAGGAATGAGCGTTGTTCATAGATTGAAGCATACCTTGGAGCATGATTCGTTAGAGATCTTATTAAGCCAAATCTGTTTGGCACTAGCAGCCACACCCGATGAGTGCTTTTTTTGGAAACCGGAATCTCCGGTTCGCTAAATAGATCCTGCGGGTCCCCCGATTCACCATGGCATTTCCTGACGTTCAGATTTACTGTAGTGCAATGTACTTTTACCTGACGGATAAAAATCTTTTGCAATTAAGCATTAAACTGGTCATGACCATTGCTGGCATCTGACTAACGCAAAGGCTTTGAGCACTCCCAAACGGATTTGCTGCTTGTTCGGCAATAACGGACATTGCCAAGACTTTCGACCAGGGCTAGAGATAAACTAGCCCCTAAGACAATAAAGCGCCTGTGTACGGAGTACCAGAGCCTCAGCATGGTAAAAATTTGCCAGTCAGATGGTGGCGCTGGCTATTTTACCCGACCCAACTAAGCCTGCTGTAGTAATAAAGGGGCGCACTATGAATGATGGGTATACAAAGTGGCTGCTCATCCTAGGTACGACCCAATCAACAAACGCACTAATGTCTTGGGTGGCTTTCCGGACTTGGCTAGTCAGGGACTGAGGCTTTCGCTTGGAGGTCGGAGCAGATTGTATTTAAGTCTCTGAGGCTTTGACTCAATCAGTGAGAGACCCGCGCCGCGGATATGCTGGGGCTTTAAATCGCCAGGTCTCTCTTCGATGAGAATCGTTTCCAAAATATCTTATCCTTTGCCCTTTATTATTATCTAGATTTCTTTTCATTTACACTACGACATTCTCATTCGTTATCCAGCACCACAACAGCCAGGAATTCACAATGCTCTTCACTGCCTTTCTTGCTACAACCTTCTGCGCCCTGGCTGCGGCCGACGGCACCACGATTGTGCCCGAATTTGCGGCCGAGTGGGGTGCGGATGTCACCATCATGTCATATGCCAGCACTGCTGCCAGCGTGGTTGGAATAAATGCGCTGTATACGACATACCAAATCAAGTGTTTGGACGACGCCCCCAAAGCAGAATGCCATATTGATACCCCCTGGACTCTCATTGAGGGCCCTGGGACCTACAGCTTGACCGGCGTCTATACCGGTTGGAGCAGCGGCACTGTTGACATTGTTACCGCCACTCGGTTACTCGACTGCACCTTCACTTCCAGCTCGCTGTCGGCGTCCTGCTCGGCTAGCTACAAAGCCACCGGTACAATTGGGGGCATGTCTTACTCGACTTCTACTTCCCTTTCTACGTCTCCTATCCCGACAGAATCAATTACCTATTACGCTATGTTGGTCACCGCGGGCGCCAAGGCTTTCACGGAACCGCAAGCCACGCAGACCCCCGGCGCTGCTTTCGCTGCCGCGAAGCCTTTGATCACGGCTGCGCCGCTGGgtgccgtcgccgccgtggccATCGCTGCGTTGTTTTGAGCTCGAAAGCTCTGAATATCCAGAAATACAAAGCTTTGCTACGAAACTGGAGCGCAAAAGGAACATTGAATAATATTTGGAATGGATATAAAATTGTTGGTAATTAGTGCATATACGGCTTAAAGGGTTTACTTCATTGTGCATAGCATGTTTTCATTCAGCGAAGAAATTTGCAGCATTCATTATTGGTTTTGGTTTGTCTTCCATTATATTCTTCCTGTGCGACAGCAGCTAAAGTACCGACCCGTTCTCCTGCCGTGCGAATCAGAGTTTGTATTTATATATGGACATCTCACATCCTACTTCTGTCCTATCTTCTATTCTATCACCTAAGGCTCGACAAGGCTTATGATTGCGATAAAGATCATCACGTGTTCAGTAGTTAATGTCCAACCCCGCGATGGTAGAAAacctttcctctctttcctctcgaCTCAATCCGTTGCCAAACCCTCCAAGATAGTTGAACAAGATGTCAATTACCCACATCGTTCTTTTCCAATTCAAGGAAGGCGTCAGTGCTGAAGTTGTAAGCGATGTATGTGACGTGATCTTTGAAGCAACATCTCCGCTCACTTCCGAGAAATTCCTCCTCAGCCATCATGCTAATCTATATTTGTCAAGGTCTGCGGACGCATGCTTGGTTTAAAAGACAATTGCATCCACCCTTCGTCCCAGAAGCCATATATTAAGTCAACGTCGGGTGGCCGGGATAACTCCATTGAAGGGGCCCAAGTGAGTTGATGTCATTTCGTATAGCATGAG
Encoded proteins:
- a CDS encoding uncharacterized protein (ID:PFLUO_005061-T1.cds;~source:funannotate), which translates into the protein MLFTAFLATTFCALAAADGTTIVPEFAAEWGADVTIMSYASTAASVVGINALYTTYQIKCLDDAPKAECHIDTPWTLIEGPGTYSLTGVYTGWSSGTVDIVTATRLLDCTFTSSSLSASCSASYKATGTIGGMSYSTSTSLSTSPIPTESITYYAMLVTAGAKAFTEPQATQTPGAAFAAAKPLITAAPLGAVAAVAIAALF